The nucleotide sequence TTAAGAGAAAtgggcttttttttttaatctgcaGTTTCTCAATGATTTTCACCTTCTTATTGGCCCTGTTCCTAAAGGGACTCCACTTCCTCTTGTCTTACTCGGAAAGGTGCCAACAACATTTGTTCATCAtatcttgttttgattttattttatttctgtcAACTGTCCATATGTTTAAaccaatttttaatattttgtgtttttttgtttgtttgtttgttggttTGGTTGTTTCAGTCCAAGAATGCACTCTTGTGCACCTACTACTTTCTTGATCAATTCGTCTGGCTTGGTAGATCCGGCATATATAAGGTGACATTAAGCCAACAATCCATATTGGTCTATTGAAGTGACTAAAGACTCTTGTTCATTTGCATCACAGAACAAATTACTAACTGATTTGATTCGAAGTTTCGCAATTTTCTGCTGGCTTGGATCATCTCTTTGTAATATAGCAATCCAGGTTTTTCATATCTCATCATCTTTCTCTACATTTTGATTAGCATGTGTCTCTTGGCATATATATACACTCTTCTTGATCTTCACACTTGTATCAGATTGGTGAGCTTATAATGCACTCTTCATCTATGAAGAAGATGGAAAAGGAACTCAAAGATGATGAAGAGCAGGATAAGGAGATGGATCGTGCTGCTAAGCTTCAGAAATCAAAAGACAGAATTCTAGCTTTGATTAAATCAAGCATGGACACTGTTGTAGCCATTGGTCTGCTTCATTTGGTTCCATTTATAGTTACTACTCGTGTCACTGGCGCTTTCGGGTTTGTCACCTCGCTTATCTCTTGTTATCAGGTAAACACAATGTCTTCCTTCCCATAAACCCACTTCCAAATTCACATCTTTCATCTAATTCTTATAAAACTTCTGTTACTACACAGTTGCTTCCGGGACGCCCCAAGTTAAAGACACCTTGAAGCAAGAAGAAGCTGGGCCTTCATAATAATTGTGTTTCATATTCATTAGTGAACCTGTTGTGTTCAAGTAGTCTCATGAGTCTATGTTGCTCCTATGCAGTAATAATGATAACTCTTATATGATACTTAATACTCTGAACAAGACTCTGTTTCTACATAGCTAAAAGGATTCTTCTATGTTCAAGTTCAATAACTTTAATCTCTTACAACCACTGTAACTACAGACAAAACCAGAGACAACCCAACCATGTGTACAAGTTCCAGatcaatatgaaaaaaaaaaagattattctcACCATTTACAACAATCTCACTCTATATCTACACAAAAAAATAACTATTCTGATTCAACGACCTTTCTTGCATTTTCTTTAGGTACTATAAGAACAGAGTCTATGCACAAGCCACCTTTCGTGTGAGTGCAATCAATTTGAGTCATCGAGAACTTGACTCCTGTTGATACATCTGGATTTACCACTTTGAAATCCCCGACGTGATAGTGACTCCAGTGTCCAGGGTTGTTGTTCAGATAACGCAGCGAAACAGCTTGTTGGTTGTCTGAAGTTGCGAGCTGGAACCTAACAGGTTTAATGTCCCATCCGTGGATGTGGTCGGAGTTGCAGATTCTCCGTCCAAGTCTCTTTGATGTTTTCCCGAGCTGGATGCGGAAGAAGAGACTGTATGTTCCGGATGGAAACTGGATCTCAAACTCTCCTCCTACTTCGAACCACCATATCTGTTGAACATACGCAACTGAGTGGAACCTGGAGATGCAAAATATTGAAAGAGACTAATCAAGATAAAGGGTACAAGCTCAGTGAATCTAGCAGACAAAGTATACAATACCAAACTGAATAGTCCACCATAACATCATAATACTAAATCAAGAGAAGAAGATAgtcaaactgaaaaaaaaaaaaaaaaaaaaaagatattcaaACTTATGATACTACTACACCTGGATTTAGGCCTGCTGCTCCGGTTCGGTTAGTTCGATTCAACATAAATAATACCGAATTAACCCGAAATAAAGTTGGTTCGGTATTTGGTGGTTAGTTCgatttaacataaatattacCAAATTAACTCGGACTAAAATTCGGTTAGTTCAGTTTTTCAAAAATCCTACCAAAGTTTTTAATTTcggtttaattttgtttaaaattcgGATATGTTTGGTtaaatttggttagttcggttaggGTTTTTGGTATAGTTTAAGAAAACCGAAGTAACCGGTTGCCATAtgaaccaaaaaccaaacttttgaaaaaagaaattaCTGAATCAAACCGaaatttggttcggttcggttcaaaatcCAAGTCCTACCTGGATTCATCGGTTGGGATATGACTCCAGTATCTCCGATCATCAATTCCAGTAATCCTTAACGCCTTTGAAGAAACCGATACACAGAGACGACCAGTGTTCTTATCAATCCACAGCTCCTGCTCAAGAAAGAACACACCTCTCACAATAAGAAAGTtgctaacttaaaaaaaaaaaaaaaaaaaaaattgctaacTTTTTCCATAAAAGTGATTCAAAAAGTGAACAAAGTATCAACCTTTGTGCCACCCTCGAAGAGATTGGGCCTACAGAGCTTCGCGTAAAGATCCTTCTTTATCAACAACTTCCTCAGAGTAATTTCGTCGAACACCTTCCGCGCAATAGCTCGGTAACTCGGAGGCAGCTTCGACTCCCACACGAAATCAGCTGACGACGCGCGACGGAAGACCCTGCTGAGACGAGCGAGCCGACAAATCTCCGGCGGGTCAAGCCGCATCATGATCAGCGCTACACAGTTCTCCGGCAAATCGGATAATCTGGGTTCACTGCTCCGGTCAAACTCCGGCGTAACGCCTGAGATATTCGCGCCCATGGATCACACCAAGAGATGTAAAAGAGAGAGCCTTTACGTATCAAACGAAGAACCCAAGAAGCATGGCCGCGGAGAATCGATCGATAGAAACTGAAGAAAGGaagctttttttattttctttctttttcttcaaattattattgttattatttttctttatacgGTTTTGAAGATGAGAGAGAATACAAATACGCAAAGCAAgtttatatagaagaagaagaagaaatgattCAAAGGTCAATTCTCCTGAGCCAaattcatatcatatataatttcGTAGAAGTGTACTATACGTATCTTTTTTATCTGCGGATGTATACGTTTTGTGGTCCGGGTCGGGTCGGATCCGGATAAGGGGTGATTAGAAGTCGGCCACTTGGCCTAATAGTTTGGGTTAAAAGTGCATTACACGCGTTCTTAGGAGTGTCAAAATGGGTCATGACCCATGGGTTGACCCAACCCAATTTGACCCTTTAACCCAAATGAACTGTTTATTTTGGATCCAATGGGTTAATGGATTAAAAGGTTAATGGGTTAACAGGTTAATGGGTTAACAGGTTAATGAGTTAACAGGTTAATGGGTTAACAGGTTAATGGGTTAACAAGTTAATGGGTTTATTGGGTTGGGTCAACTCATGacccattttgttttcaattaaaaaaaaccatgaGTAAACTCAATTCTAAGGTTTGATAAAATTGGAAAatcatttttccgccaaaactgcaaaaacgtatttttccgccaaaaccgcaaaaactcattttcccgccaaaaccgcaaaaacgcattttcccgccaaaaccacaaaaaacgcattttcccgccaaaaccgcaaaaacccattttcccgccaaaatcgcaaaacgcattttcccgccaaaaccgcaaaaacatattttcccgccaaaaccgcaaaaacgcattttcccgccaaaccgcaaaaaacgtgttttcccgccaaacccgcaaaaacacattttcccgccaaaaccacaaaaacgcattttcccgccaaaaccgcaaaaaacacattttcccgccaaaaccgcaaaaacgcattttcccgccaaaccgcaaaaaacgtgttttcccgccaaaaccgcaaaaacacatttttccgccaaaaccgcaaaaacgtaatttcccgccaaaactgtaaaaatcagttttcccgcaaaatcgtgttttccaccaaaaccgcaaaaactcgttttcccgcaaaaacgcgttttctgccaaaaccgcaaaaacacgtttttcacgccaaaactggaaaaactCACTTTCCCGCAAAAATACTATTTTCCGCCTAAACCACAAAAAACATTTTGTCATTTTGATCAACTTGGtcttaacttaaaaataattcattataAAGATATTGGGTTGATGGGTCAACCATTAACCCATCTAACCTATTTAATTTAATGGGTCatggatcaatctaacccaTTTATTAAATGGTTTGGGTTGATCCATGACCCATTAACAGTAAACccatttgggttttgggttgggttgacccatttgacccattttgacacccctacgCGTTCTGGTGGGGTTAGGGGCATATTTAACGACAAGTAAAACACCTGGCGAAGGTCTAATTTGAGgtggaatttttttaattaatgtataataatttcagttttttttttttgtgtttgagGTTGAatagaattaaatatttattttaatgattctGATTCAAAACAACGGCGATCCCACTTTATCcatttttcttgttaaaaaaaaatgttatggaTATAGTGCGTTTGGTTGCGACGATCGAGCATGTTACAATGGTATACTAGAACTGATACACATGATCAGTGGATCaaaagtgttacaaaaaatGAATTATTGTAATTAGCAAAGTGATAGTATACATTTTAGAAGTCAATAACTAATCTAGTACTACAAACGAtttgcattatacaaaataaataaaatgttttattgaCGTTTGGCCATTGCATTAGTTAGCCAGGATAAGCATGACGGTCGTCGAGTAGTGGAAAATAATTATCATGTCTCGACTCTTATGGTTATAAACAGAATATGATAACAGTTGTACGTGTCAATAATAAACATTCATACGTCTAGAGCAACAAAGCGAGACCTGGCCGttacaaatattataaatttattatgtaaatACAGTGTTATGTGCTGCAAAGATGCATGGTGAAATGAATACACTATTCATATCAAACTATTGAAGTCATTGTTGTGAACTGAAGGTCTGTTTCATGATGATGGACCCTTGAGATATACTTTCATATTACAAGATTAGTTGGAAGAAAAAGTAACTAGAGAGTCATATTAAAAGAAGAAAACTCTCGAGATGCATTAGTTTTGTTATATCTATTTTTCATGTCCCTATTTTGACCTAAGTTTGCCAATCAACAAAAGCACTTTCCCTTAAATAATCATCTTTCTTATATTCACAATATTTTT is from Brassica napus cultivar Da-Ae chromosome A4, Da-Ae, whole genome shotgun sequence and encodes:
- the LOC106449077 gene encoding peroxisomal membrane protein 11E-like, with product MGRLYLRRDELALIILYLNKAEARDKICRAIQFGSKFLSGGHPGTAQTVDKNTSLARKVFRLFKFLNDFHLLIGPVPKGTPLPLVLLGKSKNALLCTYYFLDQFVWLGRSGIYKNKLLTDLIRSFAIFCWLGSSLCNIAIQIGELIMHSSSMKKMEKELKDDEEQDKEMDRAAKLQKSKDRILALIKSSMDTVVAIGLLHLVPFIVTTRVTGAFGFVTSLISCYQLLPGRPKLKTP
- the LOC106445039 gene encoding F-box protein PP2-A13 translates to MGANISGVTPEFDRSSEPRLSDLPENCVALIMMRLDPPEICRLARLSRVFRRASSADFVWESKLPPSYRAIARKVFDEITLRKLLIKKDLYAKLCRPNLFEGGTKELWIDKNTGRLCVSVSSKALRITGIDDRRYWSHIPTDESRFHSVAYVQQIWWFEVGGEFEIQFPSGTYSLFFRIQLGKTSKRLGRRICNSDHIHGWDIKPVRFQLATSDNQQAVSLRYLNNNPGHWSHYHVGDFKVVNPDVSTGVKFSMTQIDCTHTKGGLCIDSVLIVPKENARKVVESE